One Mycoplasma wenyonii str. Massachusetts DNA window includes the following coding sequences:
- a CDS encoding single-stranded DNA-binding protein, with translation MLPKGYLIGNFTADPIPGMTSSSLDYSRFSIACNENYTRANQTAKTHYYNCIAWGKRAQYISRYLKKGDSVFIEFTLLTNNYTNIEGRVIKRVDLHVEKIEMLYQRLNKSFDSANIMSESHSDDKYLLKKQEETLVDNNISSSVEVIPTEVKAATAEWELDLEDIYNMKKEAGE, from the coding sequence ATGCTTCCTAAAGGGTATTTGATTGGGAACTTTACAGCCGATCCAATTCCCGGGATGACAAGTAGCTCTTTAGATTACTCTAGATTCTCAATAGCCTGTAACGAAAACTACACAAGAGCCAATCAAACAGCTAAGACTCACTACTATAACTGCATTGCTTGAGGAAAGAGAGCTCAATATATCTCTAGATATCTAAAGAAAGGAGATAGTGTATTTATTGAGTTCACTCTATTAACCAATAACTATACCAATATAGAAGGTAGAGTTATTAAGAGAGTAGATCTTCATGTAGAAAAAATAGAGATGCTGTATCAAAGACTAAATAAGTCTTTTGACTCGGCAAATATAATGTCTGAGAGTCATTCAGATGATAAATATTTACTAAAGAAGCAAGAAGAAACCTTGGTAGATAACAATATTTCTAGTTCAGTGGAGGTGATTCCAACAGAAGTAAAGGCGGCTACAGCTGAGTGAGAGCTGGATCTAGAAGATATTTACAATATGAAAAAAGAGGCCGGGGAATAG
- the rpsR gene encoding 30S ribosomal protein S18 translates to MSDNQVENTTAVSTETQFQTSQKPKEAHTQRNRKHKFKKPCWICRQGKLLIDYKEVEFLQNYLKRYNKILIHKISGNCLKHQHQLTKAIKRARYIGLLPFVAE, encoded by the coding sequence GTGTCAGATAATCAAGTAGAGAATACAACAGCTGTCAGCACAGAAACACAATTTCAAACTTCTCAAAAACCTAAAGAAGCTCACACTCAAAGAAATAGAAAGCATAAATTTAAGAAACCTTGTTGAATCTGTAGACAAGGAAAGCTATTAATTGACTACAAAGAAGTTGAGTTCCTTCAAAACTATCTAAAGAGATACAACAAGATATTGATTCACAAGATCTCAGGTAATTGTCTTAAGCATCAACACCAATTAACTAAAGCAATTAAGAGAGCTAGATATATTGGTTTACTACCATTTGTGGCTGAATAG
- the rpsF gene encoding 30S ribosomal protein S6: MFLVDPSCSEEESEQEVSPLLELFRGEEDYSETVTWSDKLAYPIKHKTEAHRYLINFYTSESEKLERFNTLSNLNPKILRHLIINIEKNYGYRASVNPKKIQAAERRAQKYQEFKARKQRTGFRLGTTKPV; the protein is encoded by the coding sequence ATGTTTTTGGTTGATCCCAGTTGTTCAGAAGAGGAGTCAGAACAAGAAGTAAGTCCTTTATTAGAACTATTTAGAGGAGAAGAAGATTACAGCGAGACTGTTACTTGATCTGATAAGTTAGCTTATCCAATAAAGCACAAAACAGAAGCTCACAGATATCTAATAAACTTTTATACCTCAGAGTCTGAGAAGTTAGAGAGATTTAATACTTTATCGAACCTTAATCCAAAGATATTGAGACATTTGATTATTAATATAGAGAAGAATTATGGATATAGAGCCAGTGTTAACCCTAAGAAAATACAAGCTGCAGAGAGAAGAGCTCAAAAGTATCAAGAGTTCAAAGCTAGAAAGCAAAGAACTGGTTTTAGACTTGGAACTACTAAGCCTGTTTAG
- a CDS encoding restriction endonuclease PLD domain-containing protein, producing MINLEELEQLEQSEALRIIAIPLVVPTKQEITNNANLDLSFSPLNACYSKPAINEKTGKRQSWRDVRLTIEGEDNLPSKKDWFYLVTDNGFWCKACFSGRGKQVKWLNTFKHETIIGNWIKNRLVESESIEEFWYPDEDKKKSGVVTKEALELYGGSRVYLKKTPKTYKDEKGIDRDVWLISFPFFLFDEIDEWADK from the coding sequence ATGATCAATCTTGAAGAATTAGAACAATTGGAACAATCTGAGGCTTTAAGAATTATTGCTATTCCTTTAGTTGTTCCAACGAAACAAGAAATTACTAACAATGCTAATTTAGATTTATCTTTTTCACCATTAAATGCTTGTTACAGTAAACCAGCAATTAATGAAAAAACTGGTAAAAGACAAAGTTGGAGAGATGTGAGATTAACCATAGAAGGGGAAGATAACTTACCTTCCAAAAAAGATTGGTTTTATTTAGTTACGGATAATGGGTTTTGATGTAAAGCTTGTTTTTCGGGTAGAGGTAAACAAGTTAAGTGACTAAATACTTTTAAACACGAAACCATAATTGGTAATTGAATCAAGAATAGATTGGTAGAGAGTGAATCAATTGAAGAATTTTGATATCCGGATGAGGATAAAAAGAAGTCTGGAGTAGTTACTAAAGAAGCTTTAGAGCTTTATGGTGGGAGTAGAGTGTACCTAAAGAAAACCCCTAAGACTTATAAGGATGAAAAGGGGATTGATAGAGATGTTTGATTAATTTCCTTCCCTTTCTTTCTTTTTGATGAAATTGACGAATGAGCCGATAAATAA
- a CDS encoding replicative DNA helicase — protein sequence MQEEESSKKSLTDWDIARVEKAVLSSYIYNYLEVINFSEIEAVPPEFFPNKIPRQIFQALLTLETKNGIFDPILILEALKSNNKFNQSFINDCSDYLTNLPRRASYFNFRKYLEILRNNWIKRELDSLSREIINTRWNVDIINDLIAKWEKSFLEITLKNRKINFLNAKEVIKSYDNLVVSSQSSETACYLTTGYQPLDDKIKGLKPGQLVVIASRPGVGKTTFALNLINNNLHRITPPFKTEKEIAIGVFSLEMTNEIIIEKLIAIESKTKLYTLQRLSEGKKVQELDLDIIESSKKKISEANLLFCDDANITLGNIIATIKLWARKYLLKLVIIDYLQLINLPLEKELNNWNPNQKISLISRQLKILSIELNICILSLSQLNRKLEERKGADKIPELSDLRDSGSIEQDADIVIFLYQSSSKKNKELDEEEEMMIGEEEQHHSSEISLKIGKNRYGPTGTIQFQLDQEVGKFFVSK from the coding sequence GTGCAGGAGGAAGAGAGTTCTAAGAAATCCCTCACTGATTGAGATATAGCTAGAGTTGAGAAAGCAGTCTTATCTTCCTATATCTACAACTATCTAGAGGTAATTAATTTCTCGGAGATAGAAGCTGTTCCTCCAGAGTTCTTCCCTAACAAAATACCTAGACAGATATTTCAAGCTCTTTTAACTTTAGAGACTAAAAATGGAATCTTTGATCCCATTCTCATACTAGAAGCCCTTAAGAGCAATAACAAATTCAATCAAAGCTTTATAAATGATTGCTCTGACTATCTAACTAACTTACCTAGAAGGGCTAGTTACTTCAACTTCAGAAAATATCTAGAGATACTAAGAAATAACTGAATCAAAAGAGAGCTAGATAGCCTTTCTCGAGAAATTATTAATACTAGATGAAATGTAGATATCATAAATGACTTAATTGCTAAGTGAGAGAAATCTTTCTTAGAGATCACACTCAAAAACAGAAAGATTAACTTTCTAAATGCAAAAGAAGTAATTAAGTCTTATGACAACTTAGTTGTTAGTAGTCAATCAAGTGAAACCGCATGCTATTTAACTACTGGCTATCAACCCTTAGATGACAAGATAAAAGGTTTGAAGCCTGGTCAATTAGTTGTTATTGCTTCTAGACCTGGAGTGGGCAAGACAACTTTTGCCCTGAATCTTATAAATAACAACTTGCACAGAATCACACCACCCTTTAAGACTGAGAAAGAAATCGCCATAGGAGTGTTCTCGCTTGAGATGACTAATGAGATCATCATAGAGAAATTAATAGCTATTGAGTCTAAAACAAAGCTGTATACCCTCCAAAGACTTTCAGAAGGGAAGAAAGTACAAGAGCTAGATTTAGACATAATAGAGAGCTCTAAGAAAAAAATCTCTGAGGCAAACCTATTATTCTGCGATGATGCCAATATCACCTTAGGAAATATCATTGCAACCATTAAGTTATGAGCGCGTAAATATCTGCTAAAGCTAGTAATTATTGACTATCTACAGCTAATTAACTTACCTTTAGAGAAAGAGTTAAATAATTGAAATCCTAATCAAAAAATTAGCTTAATTTCTAGACAACTAAAGATTCTCTCTATTGAGCTAAATATATGTATTCTTTCACTCTCGCAACTAAATAGAAAGTTAGAGGAAAGAAAAGGAGCAGATAAAATACCAGAACTCTCTGACTTAAGAGACTCTGGATCTATTGAACAAGATGCGGATATAGTTATCTTTCTTTATCAATCTTCCTCTAAGAAAAATAAAGAATTAGATGAAGAAGAGGAAATGATGATTGGAGAGGAAGAACAACACCATTCTTCTGAGATCTCTCTAAAAATAGGTAAAAACAGATATGGTCCTACTGGAACTATTCAGTTCCAACTAGATCAAGAGGTAGGAAAGTTTTTTGTTTCTAAATAA
- a CDS encoding aldehyde dehydrogenase family protein, which yields MYKASSYINGEPVSLRLPEEKLYSPVTGECIGTIPVLSEEHKRLIFETAEQAFEKWKQLDYKTREQYIFLFASKIKISSRLLVHLIRIETGKSEKEAQEEIDRSIEYITDTVHAFDRLMQNPKCFNSERYPLMSDELEGIFYRVPLGVALVVTPYNYPVNTVITKIVPAILMGNSVVLKCAMSGSLCGWQLAKIFNELSLDNKYLITPGVLNYYTGRGSDLSKYLIEHKPNIAALSVTGGREAGIELSRAVPYPPKSLELSALNVALVLEDYGSETIKEIIKGSFNLSGQRCTSIQLVCVEEVATEQFFEDLVAELEIVKTSQMSLNSQKAIQRIKEMYEDCLSSGAELLTPEVNWEQLKDNIVPNIVFKGVSFENLLAKEEAFGPILGIIVVQDIEGTIQKVNELGYGLQASIFCENIERASGLAHHFDVSRIHLNMAPSRSPDILPFPSARKSGYSEQGLVNSLYFFSRYKGIVCKKQLEK from the coding sequence ATGTATAAAGCTAGTAGCTATATAAATGGAGAGCCTGTATCTTTAAGACTTCCAGAAGAGAAACTCTATTCTCCAGTAACAGGAGAGTGTATAGGAACAATACCTGTATTAAGTGAAGAACATAAGAGATTAATATTTGAGACTGCTGAACAAGCTTTTGAGAAGTGAAAACAACTAGATTACAAAACCAGAGAGCAATATATCTTTTTATTTGCCTCAAAGATCAAGATAAGTTCTAGATTATTAGTTCACCTAATAAGAATAGAGACTGGAAAGTCTGAGAAGGAAGCTCAAGAAGAGATAGATAGAAGTATTGAATACATTACTGACACTGTACATGCCTTTGATAGATTAATGCAGAATCCTAAGTGCTTTAACTCTGAGAGATATCCCTTAATGTCTGATGAGCTAGAAGGAATATTTTATAGAGTACCTTTAGGAGTGGCATTGGTAGTTACTCCATATAACTATCCTGTAAATACTGTAATTACTAAGATTGTTCCAGCAATCTTAATGGGCAATTCAGTAGTACTTAAATGTGCTATGTCTGGCTCTTTATGTGGATGACAGCTGGCAAAGATATTTAATGAGCTATCACTAGACAATAAGTACTTAATAACTCCAGGAGTATTGAATTACTACACTGGAAGAGGTTCTGATTTATCAAAGTACTTAATAGAACATAAGCCCAATATTGCCGCTCTTTCTGTAACCGGAGGGAGAGAGGCAGGAATAGAGCTTTCAAGAGCAGTACCTTATCCTCCAAAATCTTTAGAGTTAAGTGCTTTAAATGTGGCCTTGGTGCTTGAAGATTATGGTTCAGAAACCATTAAAGAAATCATTAAAGGCTCGTTTAACTTAAGCGGACAAAGATGTACCTCTATTCAATTAGTTTGTGTAGAGGAAGTGGCCACTGAACAATTCTTTGAGGATTTAGTTGCAGAGCTAGAGATAGTTAAAACCTCTCAGATGTCTTTGAATAGTCAAAAGGCCATTCAGAGAATAAAGGAAATGTATGAAGATTGTTTAAGTAGTGGAGCAGAACTATTAACTCCTGAGGTTAATTGAGAGCAATTAAAGGATAATATTGTGCCCAATATAGTCTTTAAGGGAGTTAGTTTTGAGAACTTACTAGCAAAAGAAGAAGCCTTTGGACCTATATTAGGTATTATTGTTGTTCAGGATATAGAAGGAACTATTCAAAAGGTAAATGAATTAGGTTATGGGCTGCAAGCTTCTATATTTTGTGAGAATATAGAGAGAGCTTCAGGACTAGCTCATCATTTTGATGTAAGTAGAATACACCTGAATATGGCTCCATCTAGAAGTCCTGATATATTACCTTTCCCTTCTGCAAGAAAGTCAGGTTATAGTGAACAAGGATTAGTTAACTCTCTTTATTTCTTTTCTAGATACAAAGGGATTGTGTGTAAGAAACAGTTAGAGAAATAA
- a CDS encoding DNA gyrase/topoisomerase IV subunit A: MSAKLSSNLEKLVGALADSQVKDQNIVSEAEQSFLDYSLSVITSRALPDLRDGLKPVHRRILYSAYEEKMFSDTRFRKSATLVGAVMGGYHPHGDSSIYGALVRLAQDFSMRYPLLEGQGNFGSIDGDSPAAMRYTEVKMSKLGEKFLEGIKEDPVDFVPNYDGSKEEPSILPIVAPSILLNGGDGIAVGMASKIPSHNLKEVCEMAITLLDEPEEPEAKMLEIMKGPDFPTGGLILGYKGVQKYLLTGRGSFRIRARAILEEDKHQIVFTEIPYGVKKNRLIKRIAQLASDEKNPTFLVIPLLQRFIKNIRDESNLKEGIRLVIECRQGAPLETILNNLYKHTQLQQAYAANLTVLSVGEEGKRVPKTLGIIPILREYLEYQLEILVRRTQFNLEKLRARIHLLEGRKIIVTDLKEAIDIITQEEEPEKLIKEKYSLSDIQIKDIFDLPLRQLKRIEFQKLVDELEEKIQFRIQHEERLASRELQNQVIKEQLMEIMKEYVDDQRRSEIDFSKGFSLSELDLIPKETLVISASQMNYISALPLEGIKLRDRGTKGFDVGNYPAKDFVSDLLIASSHDDLFLFTNVGKVYKVKGYDIKISNSNKWTNKPLAIKNLLGYKDSLFQPDEKVIKIMAIKPEDYEQDLYLLFATKKGRVKKTRLSSEKIERPDGKIRIKNNFTTVTRKGKRAIKLDSGDELKGVIKIKDDSEVILASSDAKVVRFKASTLRTYSRDSRGVKGINLERIVEGQKVKDAVELISISSSLEGDKLLTISNVGKGKLNMLSAFTLTRRNAKGKIAYKITKPSEVVKKGKKQKEPVKFVACVAVWGNEEIALMTQKNHMNRFKVSKISTLEGRNTVGVKLIDIDESDKKDRVIYFAKHIPLEEKLEQPETEEAVTEEETVSS; encoded by the coding sequence TTGAGCGCAAAGCTTTCAAGCAATCTAGAAAAGCTCGTAGGAGCTTTAGCAGACTCTCAGGTAAAGGATCAAAACATAGTATCAGAAGCAGAGCAGTCATTCCTTGACTATTCTCTTTCTGTTATTACCTCCAGAGCTTTACCAGATCTAAGAGATGGACTTAAACCAGTACACAGAAGAATTCTTTACTCTGCCTATGAAGAAAAAATGTTCAGTGATACTAGATTCAGAAAGTCAGCTACCCTAGTTGGTGCTGTAATGGGGGGTTATCACCCCCACGGTGACAGCTCTATCTACGGTGCTTTAGTGAGATTAGCTCAAGACTTCAGCATGAGATATCCACTACTAGAAGGGCAAGGAAACTTTGGTTCTATTGATGGAGACTCTCCAGCGGCTATGCGTTACACGGAGGTCAAAATGAGCAAACTGGGTGAAAAGTTCCTAGAAGGAATCAAGGAAGATCCTGTTGATTTTGTACCTAACTATGATGGTTCCAAAGAAGAACCATCTATCTTACCTATTGTTGCACCCTCCATTCTTCTTAATGGAGGAGATGGTATTGCAGTTGGAATGGCCTCTAAGATTCCTTCTCACAATCTAAAGGAAGTATGTGAAATGGCAATAACTCTTTTGGATGAGCCAGAAGAACCTGAAGCAAAGATGTTAGAGATAATGAAGGGACCAGACTTTCCAACAGGAGGTTTAATACTCGGTTACAAAGGAGTTCAAAAATATCTATTAACAGGTAGAGGATCTTTCAGAATAAGAGCTAGAGCAATACTAGAAGAAGACAAACACCAGATTGTCTTTACTGAAATACCTTATGGAGTTAAGAAAAATAGGCTAATAAAGAGAATAGCTCAATTAGCTAGTGATGAAAAGAATCCTACTTTCTTAGTAATTCCTTTATTACAAAGATTTATCAAGAATATCAGAGATGAATCTAACTTAAAGGAGGGAATTAGATTAGTAATCGAGTGCAGACAAGGAGCTCCTCTAGAAACAATACTTAACAACCTATATAAGCACACACAACTGCAACAAGCTTATGCAGCTAACTTAACAGTATTAAGTGTCGGAGAAGAAGGTAAAAGAGTACCTAAAACTCTTGGAATTATTCCAATACTAAGGGAATATCTTGAATATCAACTAGAGATATTAGTTAGAAGAACTCAATTTAATCTAGAGAAGTTAAGAGCAAGAATTCACTTATTAGAAGGTAGAAAGATAATAGTTACAGACTTAAAAGAAGCAATAGATATTATCACTCAGGAAGAAGAGCCAGAAAAATTAATTAAAGAAAAGTATTCTCTTTCTGATATTCAGATCAAAGATATTTTTGATCTTCCACTGAGACAACTTAAGAGAATTGAGTTTCAAAAACTAGTAGATGAGTTAGAGGAAAAGATTCAATTCAGAATCCAACACGAAGAAAGATTAGCAAGTAGAGAGTTGCAAAACCAAGTAATTAAGGAACAATTAATGGAAATCATGAAAGAATATGTTGATGATCAAAGAAGATCTGAAATTGATTTCTCTAAGGGATTTTCATTATCAGAACTAGATCTAATTCCTAAGGAAACATTAGTAATTAGTGCTAGTCAAATGAATTACATTTCTGCATTACCTCTGGAAGGAATTAAGTTAAGAGACAGGGGAACTAAAGGGTTTGATGTAGGAAACTATCCAGCTAAAGACTTTGTTTCTGATCTATTAATTGCTTCTTCTCACGATGATCTCTTCTTATTTACCAACGTTGGAAAGGTATACAAGGTTAAGGGCTATGACATCAAGATCAGTAACTCTAATAAGTGAACCAATAAGCCATTAGCAATAAAAAACTTATTGGGATATAAAGACTCTTTATTCCAACCAGATGAAAAGGTTATTAAGATAATGGCCATTAAACCTGAAGACTATGAACAAGATTTATATCTACTTTTTGCAACCAAGAAAGGAAGAGTTAAGAAAACCAGATTAAGTAGTGAAAAAATAGAAAGACCAGATGGAAAGATAAGAATAAAAAATAACTTTACAACTGTTACAAGAAAGGGAAAGAGAGCTATCAAGCTAGACAGTGGCGATGAATTAAAGGGAGTTATAAAAATCAAAGATGACTCTGAGGTAATACTAGCTTCTTCAGATGCAAAGGTAGTTAGATTCAAGGCATCTACACTGAGAACCTATAGTAGAGACTCTAGAGGAGTCAAGGGAATTAATTTAGAAAGAATAGTGGAAGGACAAAAAGTGAAAGATGCAGTAGAGTTAATTTCTATCTCTTCAAGTCTTGAAGGAGATAAGTTACTAACTATTAGCAATGTAGGTAAAGGAAAGTTGAATATGTTAAGTGCCTTCACTCTAACTAGAAGAAATGCAAAGGGAAAAATAGCTTACAAAATTACCAAGCCTTCAGAAGTAGTTAAAAAGGGAAAGAAACAAAAAGAACCAGTCAAATTTGTTGCCTGTGTTGCTGTATGGGGAAATGAAGAAATAGCCTTAATGACTCAAAAGAATCACATGAACAGATTTAAGGTATCAAAAATATCAACTCTTGAGGGAAGAAATACAGTAGGAGTTAAGTTAATTGATATTGATGAAAGTGATAAGAAAGATAGAGTTATTTACTTCGCAAAACACATTCCTCTAGAAGAAAAACTAGAACAACCGGAAACTGAGGAAGCGGTAACAGAAGAAGAAACAGTTAGTAGTTAA
- a CDS encoding DNA gyrase/topoisomerase IV subunit B — MTQQANNYDNKAIQVLDWNEHIRKRPGMYIGDTGIGGLHHLIWEALDNSVDEAVAGFANTINVVIEDDHIVSVEDNGRGLPTGTNEKTGLSNIVTIFTYIGAGGKFDNSSYKMSGGLHGVGVKCVNALSTFLEVEVKREGRFYQTKFIEGGKLDYGPESSPLEDITLSGTKVRWQPDFQIFEDLEYDLEIIKDRLERLSYLNKNITFNLEYQPTQEKVTYLSEGGLQDWVEKINAGLQTINPIKNMEIEETEVLRKTRNEEIKNLLKLSFSFQYVSEREAPVIYSFCNNIPTSLGGTHLEAVRDGILECIREYAFEHKMVKDKYELRKEDVTNGLTAIISLYYTDPVYKGQTKETLINQEIKKKIKEEVDNWFHLYFQDDVEAMQAILTHVEGEYKKRLQRERINSLDKEIQRESLLDFAGKLADCTIKDPEFSELYIVEGDSAGGSAKSARNREFQAILPIKGKLVNVEKKADVEKNMEVRNLVTAVGCSFGEKFDIKKLKYNKIVLMTDADVDGAHIRVLLLTFFHKYMTPLIENGHVYIAQPPLYRASSKKETIYLFDDREREKFEQERNKSKAFEINRFKGLGEMSPSQLWETTMDPKTRTFLQISRRDAVETDVAIKKLMSNNVKPRREFIEKNYYKATLDV; from the coding sequence ATGACTCAACAAGCTAATAACTATGACAACAAAGCAATTCAGGTTCTTGACTGAAATGAACACATTAGAAAGAGACCTGGTATGTATATTGGAGACACAGGAATTGGAGGGTTACACCATTTAATCTGAGAAGCTCTAGATAACTCAGTAGACGAAGCTGTAGCAGGCTTCGCTAACACAATAAATGTAGTTATCGAAGATGATCACATAGTTTCAGTCGAAGACAACGGAAGAGGACTACCAACAGGAACTAATGAAAAAACAGGACTTTCTAATATAGTTACTATCTTTACTTACATCGGAGCAGGAGGTAAGTTTGATAACTCTAGTTACAAGATGTCAGGAGGACTACACGGAGTAGGGGTTAAGTGTGTTAATGCTTTATCCACCTTCCTAGAAGTAGAGGTAAAGAGGGAAGGAAGGTTCTATCAAACCAAATTCATTGAAGGGGGAAAGCTAGACTATGGACCAGAATCTAGCCCCCTAGAAGATATAACCCTTTCAGGAACTAAAGTAAGATGACAACCAGACTTTCAGATCTTTGAAGACTTAGAGTATGACCTTGAAATTATTAAAGATAGACTAGAAAGACTTTCTTATCTAAACAAAAACATCACCTTCAATCTTGAATATCAACCAACTCAAGAAAAAGTAACTTATCTATCAGAAGGAGGGCTACAAGACTGAGTAGAAAAGATTAATGCAGGACTACAAACCATTAATCCAATCAAAAATATGGAGATTGAAGAGACAGAAGTACTTAGAAAAACAAGAAATGAAGAAATAAAGAACTTACTAAAGCTTTCTTTCTCTTTTCAATATGTTTCAGAGAGAGAAGCTCCAGTAATCTATAGCTTCTGTAATAACATTCCTACTTCTTTAGGAGGTACTCACCTAGAAGCGGTAAGAGATGGAATACTTGAATGTATTAGAGAATATGCCTTTGAGCATAAGATGGTGAAGGACAAATATGAACTTAGAAAAGAGGATGTAACTAATGGCTTAACAGCCATTATTTCTCTTTACTACACAGATCCTGTCTACAAAGGTCAAACCAAAGAGACTCTTATCAACCAAGAAATAAAGAAAAAGATCAAAGAAGAAGTGGATAATTGATTTCATCTTTACTTCCAAGATGATGTGGAAGCAATGCAAGCCATTCTTACTCATGTGGAAGGTGAATACAAGAAGAGACTACAAAGAGAAAGAATTAACTCTTTAGATAAGGAAATTCAAAGAGAAAGCTTATTAGACTTTGCAGGTAAATTAGCAGACTGTACTATAAAGGATCCAGAGTTCTCAGAGCTTTATATAGTAGAGGGTGACTCCGCAGGAGGTTCTGCTAAGAGCGCTAGAAATAGAGAGTTTCAAGCTATCTTACCTATTAAAGGTAAGTTAGTCAATGTAGAGAAAAAAGCAGATGTAGAGAAGAATATGGAGGTAAGAAATCTAGTTACAGCAGTAGGTTGTTCTTTTGGTGAAAAATTTGATATCAAGAAACTAAAGTACAACAAGATAGTCTTAATGACTGACGCTGATGTAGACGGAGCACACATTAGAGTTTTACTTCTTACTTTCTTCCATAAATACATGACTCCTTTGATAGAGAATGGTCATGTTTACATAGCACAACCTCCACTGTACAGAGCATCCTCCAAAAAAGAAACCATTTACTTATTTGATGACAGGGAGAGAGAAAAGTTTGAACAAGAAAGAAATAAGTCTAAAGCTTTTGAAATCAATAGATTCAAAGGGTTAGGAGAGATGTCCCCTTCACAACTTTGAGAAACTACTATGGATCCTAAAACTAGAACTTTCCTACAAATCTCTAGAAGAGATGCAGTGGAAACGGATGTAGCAATTAAGAAGTTAATGAGCAACAATGTAAAACCAAGAAGAGAATTTATAGAAAAGAATTACTATAAAGCAACACTAGACGTTTAG
- a CDS encoding signal recognition particle receptor subunit alpha, with amino-acid sequence MLLLSKIIQKTLARKIKHNFLARVIGEKEMELIFEELKNEFIKADVNYEVTEQFFKEIQDNLREEKRLFMGKEEVQLELYQKIKDKLINSLGEEAEPLKLRKKGRDKFLLIGTNGAGKTTTVAKLAYYLKTKKGIESIETVSLDANRAAAFEQLQQLVTPLGVKSHFIKELEELQEFEEELKNREVNSILYDSGGVIPKDIEGLSYLKKLSSLVNPTETILVLDALAGQESLEIVKLFCESITVDSLIVTKSDSMSPLGAALSAHYFYKLPIKFLGEGEGIEDLIVFYPDRIVSKLLGEGDVQTLAEKIEEKEIDTNQAEKSIYKFLKGKFDLEDLILQLKEVKKFGSIGSLLKMFPSLNNLTEKLLSQSSAVEEEFAKWEVLIQSMTPYEKQNPKVIKAESSRRARIVRGSGRKVEELNRLLNKWEQTKKKAEEIGQNILTKQGDWTNIFDYLK; translated from the coding sequence ATGTTGTTACTTTCAAAGATCATTCAAAAGACATTAGCAAGAAAGATTAAACATAACTTTCTAGCTAGAGTAATAGGAGAAAAGGAGATGGAACTAATCTTTGAGGAGCTAAAGAATGAATTTATTAAGGCAGATGTGAACTATGAAGTAACAGAACAATTCTTTAAGGAAATTCAAGATAACTTAAGGGAAGAAAAGAGATTATTTATGGGAAAGGAAGAAGTTCAATTAGAGCTCTATCAAAAGATTAAAGATAAGTTAATTAACTCTTTGGGAGAGGAGGCAGAGCCCCTAAAGCTAAGAAAAAAAGGAAGAGATAAGTTTCTCTTAATAGGTACTAATGGAGCGGGAAAGACAACTACTGTAGCTAAGTTAGCTTACTATCTCAAGACTAAAAAGGGAATAGAGAGCATTGAAACAGTTAGCTTAGATGCAAACAGAGCTGCAGCTTTTGAACAACTACAACAACTAGTAACTCCCTTAGGTGTTAAGAGTCACTTTATTAAAGAATTAGAAGAGTTACAAGAATTTGAGGAAGAACTAAAGAATAGAGAAGTTAACTCAATACTTTATGACAGTGGAGGGGTAATTCCTAAAGATATAGAAGGATTGAGTTATCTAAAGAAATTAAGCTCTTTAGTTAATCCAACTGAAACTATCTTAGTGTTGGATGCTTTAGCTGGACAAGAGTCTCTAGAGATAGTTAAGTTATTCTGTGAGAGTATTACAGTAGATAGCTTGATAGTGACTAAGTCTGACTCAATGTCTCCACTGGGAGCAGCTTTATCTGCTCACTATTTCTACAAACTACCTATTAAGTTCTTGGGGGAAGGGGAGGGAATAGAAGATTTAATTGTCTTCTATCCAGACAGAATAGTTTCAAAACTATTAGGAGAGGGAGATGTACAAACTCTTGCTGAAAAGATTGAAGAGAAGGAGATAGATACTAATCAAGCTGAGAAATCAATCTATAAGTTCTTAAAGGGTAAGTTTGACCTAGAAGACTTAATTTTGCAACTAAAAGAGGTTAAGAAGTTTGGTTCTATTGGTAGTCTCTTGAAGATGTTTCCTAGCTTAAATAACTTAACTGAGAAACTCTTAAGTCAATCTTCAGCTGTAGAAGAAGAGTTCGCTAAGTGAGAAGTCTTAATACAGTCAATGACTCCCTATGAAAAACAAAACCCTAAGGTTATTAAGGCTGAAAGTAGTAGAAGAGCGAGAATAGTTAGAGGTTCTGGGAGAAAGGTGGAAGAACTTAATAGATTACTTAATAAGTGAGAGCAAACTAAGAAGAAAGCAGAAGAAATAGGTCAAAATATTTTGACTAAACAAGGAGATTGAACTAATATATTTGACTATCTAAAGTAG